A genomic segment from Zingiber officinale cultivar Zhangliang unplaced genomic scaffold, Zo_v1.1 ctg249, whole genome shotgun sequence encodes:
- the LOC122037275 gene encoding protein CHLOROPLAST IMPORT APPARATUS 2-like isoform X2: MSSCLSGGGGGGRTYGFDLDLVKPPPPTSSRSSHTSSPSSTLSESSNSALAISIKKARTPRKRLNQTYNEAAALLSTIYPNVFSTTGLKKLSNSSVRHFTFPEPSDDLLLPPLPVLFDAAFLLRKPHLEEPTAAAQIEFKNRFTTDKDCRSPASSSATCSFEPNSPQPFDDDFDAESILEEEVEEGIDSIMGNLSVSIPSEQDNSGGLLGGSSSINPLLRSLIGCRINGSHTDQIELGLGLGLEQNLQWALKAQDDCEWWRTPTVPVQNIVPNFKTPASKAASEKKKKKNEEKEKMCCKKITNRTVSTDTPKGKLKASLGLKLNHEEVLKEWSDRSSMFLDGAGSPESSANALAKLADLDLLPDASGGRETSVTKYKEKRRSRLFSKKIRYQVQKMNVDKQPRMKGGP; this comes from the exons ATGTCATCGTGCCTCAGCGGTGGTGGCGGCGGCGGCCGGACCTACGGCTTCGACCTCGACCTGGTGAAGCCCCCGCCACCGACGTCGTCCCGCTCCTCGCACACCTCCTCGCCTTCCTCCACGCTCTCCGAATCGAGCAACTCGGCGCTCGCAATCTCCATCAAGAAGGCGAGGACGCCCCGGAAGCGGCTCAACCAGACGTACAACGAGGCTGCCGCCCTCCTCTCCACTATCTACCCCAACGTCTTCTCCACTACGGGCCTCAAAAAGCTTTCCAACAGTTCGGTGAGGCACTTCACTTTCCCAGAACCATCCGACGACCTCCTCCTCCCACCCCTTCCCGTGCTCTTCGACGCCGCATTCCTCCTCCGCAAGCCCCATCTGGAGGAGCCCACCGCCGCCGCCCAGATCGAGTTCAAGAACAGGTTTACGACCGACAAGGACTGCAGGAGCCCAGCGAGCAGCAGTGCCACCTGCTCCTTTGAGCCTAATTCACCTCAACCATTCGACGATGACTTTGATGCGGAGTCCATCCTCGAGGAGGAGGTTGAGGAAGGCATCGACAGCATCATGGGCAACCTCAGCGTCAGCATCCCTTCCGAGCAGGACAACAGTGGTGGACTTCTCGGCGGTAGTTCCTCTATCAATCCCCTTCTTCGTAGCCTCATTGGATGTAGAATCAACGGCAGCCATACTGATCAGATCGAGCTTGGGCTCGGGCTAGGGCTCGAGCAGAACTTGCAGTGGGCACTGAAGGCCCAGGACGACTGCGAGTGGTGGCGGACTCCTACGGTGCCAGTGCAAAATATTGTACCGAACTTTAAGACTCCGGCATCAAAGGCAgcatcggagaagaagaagaaaaagaatgaagagaaggagaaaatgtgCTGCAAGAAGATTACAAATAGAACAGTTTCTACTGATACTCCAAAAGGGAAATTGAAGGCTAGTTTGGGGCTCAAACTGAATCATGAGGAGGTGCTTAAGGAATGGTCAGACCGCAGCTCCATGTTCCTCGATGGGGCTGGCTCACCGGAGTCATCTGCCAACGCTCTG GCTAAGTTGGCGGACCTCGACCTTCTTCCCGATGCCAGTGGGGGAAGGGAAACAAGTGTAACGAAGTACAAAGAGAAGCGGAGGAGCAGGCTTTTCTCTAAGAAAATCAGATACCAGGTGCAAAAGATGAATGTAGATAAACAACCTAGGATGAAG GGAGGTCCATGA
- the LOC122037275 gene encoding protein CHLOROPLAST IMPORT APPARATUS 2-like isoform X1, with translation MSSCLSGGGGGGRTYGFDLDLVKPPPPTSSRSSHTSSPSSTLSESSNSALAISIKKARTPRKRLNQTYNEAAALLSTIYPNVFSTTGLKKLSNSSVRHFTFPEPSDDLLLPPLPVLFDAAFLLRKPHLEEPTAAAQIEFKNRFTTDKDCRSPASSSATCSFEPNSPQPFDDDFDAESILEEEVEEGIDSIMGNLSVSIPSEQDNSGGLLGGSSSINPLLRSLIGCRINGSHTDQIELGLGLGLEQNLQWALKAQDDCEWWRTPTVPVQNIVPNFKTPASKAASEKKKKKNEEKEKMCCKKITNRTVSTDTPKGKLKASLGLKLNHEEVLKEWSDRSSMFLDGAGSPESSANALAKLADLDLLPDASGGRETSVTKYKEKRRSRLFSKKIRYQVQKMNVDKQPRMKVHEESTPSPAGN, from the exons ATGTCATCGTGCCTCAGCGGTGGTGGCGGCGGCGGCCGGACCTACGGCTTCGACCTCGACCTGGTGAAGCCCCCGCCACCGACGTCGTCCCGCTCCTCGCACACCTCCTCGCCTTCCTCCACGCTCTCCGAATCGAGCAACTCGGCGCTCGCAATCTCCATCAAGAAGGCGAGGACGCCCCGGAAGCGGCTCAACCAGACGTACAACGAGGCTGCCGCCCTCCTCTCCACTATCTACCCCAACGTCTTCTCCACTACGGGCCTCAAAAAGCTTTCCAACAGTTCGGTGAGGCACTTCACTTTCCCAGAACCATCCGACGACCTCCTCCTCCCACCCCTTCCCGTGCTCTTCGACGCCGCATTCCTCCTCCGCAAGCCCCATCTGGAGGAGCCCACCGCCGCCGCCCAGATCGAGTTCAAGAACAGGTTTACGACCGACAAGGACTGCAGGAGCCCAGCGAGCAGCAGTGCCACCTGCTCCTTTGAGCCTAATTCACCTCAACCATTCGACGATGACTTTGATGCGGAGTCCATCCTCGAGGAGGAGGTTGAGGAAGGCATCGACAGCATCATGGGCAACCTCAGCGTCAGCATCCCTTCCGAGCAGGACAACAGTGGTGGACTTCTCGGCGGTAGTTCCTCTATCAATCCCCTTCTTCGTAGCCTCATTGGATGTAGAATCAACGGCAGCCATACTGATCAGATCGAGCTTGGGCTCGGGCTAGGGCTCGAGCAGAACTTGCAGTGGGCACTGAAGGCCCAGGACGACTGCGAGTGGTGGCGGACTCCTACGGTGCCAGTGCAAAATATTGTACCGAACTTTAAGACTCCGGCATCAAAGGCAgcatcggagaagaagaagaaaaagaatgaagagaaggagaaaatgtgCTGCAAGAAGATTACAAATAGAACAGTTTCTACTGATACTCCAAAAGGGAAATTGAAGGCTAGTTTGGGGCTCAAACTGAATCATGAGGAGGTGCTTAAGGAATGGTCAGACCGCAGCTCCATGTTCCTCGATGGGGCTGGCTCACCGGAGTCATCTGCCAACGCTCTG GCTAAGTTGGCGGACCTCGACCTTCTTCCCGATGCCAGTGGGGGAAGGGAAACAAGTGTAACGAAGTACAAAGAGAAGCGGAGGAGCAGGCTTTTCTCTAAGAAAATCAGATACCAGGTGCAAAAGATGAATGTAGATAAACAACCTAGGATGAAG GTCCATGAGGAATCTACCCCTTCTCCAGCAGGCAATTAA
- the LOC122037275 gene encoding protein CHLOROPLAST IMPORT APPARATUS 2-like isoform X3: MSSCLSGGGGGGRTYGFDLDLVKPPPPTSSRSSHTSSPSSTLSESSNSALAISIKKARTPRKRLNQTYNEAAALLSTIYPNVFSTTGLKKLSNSSVRHFTFPEPSDDLLLPPLPVLFDAAFLLRKPHLEEPTAAAQIEFKNRFTTDKDCRSPASSSATCSFEPNSPQPFDDDFDAESILEEEVEEGIDSIMGNLSVSIPSEQDNSGGLLGGLEQNLQWALKAQDDCEWWRTPTVPVQNIVPNFKTPASKAASEKKKKKNEEKEKMCCKKITNRTVSTDTPKGKLKASLGLKLNHEEVLKEWSDRSSMFLDGAGSPESSANALAKLADLDLLPDASGGRETSVTKYKEKRRSRLFSKKIRYQVQKMNVDKQPRMKVHEESTPSPAGN, from the exons ATGTCATCGTGCCTCAGCGGTGGTGGCGGCGGCGGCCGGACCTACGGCTTCGACCTCGACCTGGTGAAGCCCCCGCCACCGACGTCGTCCCGCTCCTCGCACACCTCCTCGCCTTCCTCCACGCTCTCCGAATCGAGCAACTCGGCGCTCGCAATCTCCATCAAGAAGGCGAGGACGCCCCGGAAGCGGCTCAACCAGACGTACAACGAGGCTGCCGCCCTCCTCTCCACTATCTACCCCAACGTCTTCTCCACTACGGGCCTCAAAAAGCTTTCCAACAGTTCGGTGAGGCACTTCACTTTCCCAGAACCATCCGACGACCTCCTCCTCCCACCCCTTCCCGTGCTCTTCGACGCCGCATTCCTCCTCCGCAAGCCCCATCTGGAGGAGCCCACCGCCGCCGCCCAGATCGAGTTCAAGAACAGGTTTACGACCGACAAGGACTGCAGGAGCCCAGCGAGCAGCAGTGCCACCTGCTCCTTTGAGCCTAATTCACCTCAACCATTCGACGATGACTTTGATGCGGAGTCCATCCTCGAGGAGGAGGTTGAGGAAGGCATCGACAGCATCATGGGCAACCTCAGCGTCAGCATCCCTTCCGAGCAGGACAACAGTGGTGGACTTCTCGGCG GGCTCGAGCAGAACTTGCAGTGGGCACTGAAGGCCCAGGACGACTGCGAGTGGTGGCGGACTCCTACGGTGCCAGTGCAAAATATTGTACCGAACTTTAAGACTCCGGCATCAAAGGCAgcatcggagaagaagaagaaaaagaatgaagagaaggagaaaatgtgCTGCAAGAAGATTACAAATAGAACAGTTTCTACTGATACTCCAAAAGGGAAATTGAAGGCTAGTTTGGGGCTCAAACTGAATCATGAGGAGGTGCTTAAGGAATGGTCAGACCGCAGCTCCATGTTCCTCGATGGGGCTGGCTCACCGGAGTCATCTGCCAACGCTCTG GCTAAGTTGGCGGACCTCGACCTTCTTCCCGATGCCAGTGGGGGAAGGGAAACAAGTGTAACGAAGTACAAAGAGAAGCGGAGGAGCAGGCTTTTCTCTAAGAAAATCAGATACCAGGTGCAAAAGATGAATGTAGATAAACAACCTAGGATGAAG GTCCATGAGGAATCTACCCCTTCTCCAGCAGGCAATTAA